The genomic interval TATTCTGGAAGTGACCTAAAGGTTGCCTATTGAGTTTCCGACAGTCTTCCATCTCTCTTTCAATGTCTGTTTTCTCTTGGAACCTAATGAGGTGGTTtctcctttttcctttttgcagAACCTCTGTGTTACCGCAGCCCACCGTCCCATCAGGGAAAtcttagaaaaagaaaagaaggttGGTTTCCTTTTATTAAACTTTGGGCAAATAGTGTATGTTTTTCATTACACGTaatctttcttctctctttaaaATTGGGATTGAACTGTTTGATACTGGTAGTGTCATAAGTTTTATACGCATTCATTTGCCAACTTATCTCAGGAGAGAAGTTTAGCTTTGGAGGAGAACAGACCTTTTCCAACGTTGTATTGCAGTGCTGACGTTCGCCCTTTAAAGATGGAGGATTTTAAACATGCGCATGAACAGGTATGCTGTGACTAATCAACATTAATAATTATCCAGTTGCGCTGGGCCCagtatgtgatttaattttttttttcggcttATAAATAACATGTCATGAAGGAATCAGTGGAATGTATGCATGCTCATTATGGGTGTCCTCCGAGTGTGGAATTGAATGTTGGGAGTACTTTGTTTAATTTGGTTTAAATATTAAAACTGTATGCAGGTCTGTGCTAGTGTGTCATCTGAGTCAACAAATATGAATGAGCTCCTCCAATGGAATGACTTGTACGGAGAAGGTGGATCAAGAAAGAAGAAGGCCCTGAGCTATTTCATGTAGAGTAGAAATTTTTGTTTGTATAGAAAAGTCCTTATTGTTCAGTCTGTCTTATCCAGCTAAAAGGCGCGGCATACAGGTAACTGTTGGCAATCCCTTAGATGAGGGTTCTGTCCCAATTTGTATGATAGATATAGGTTTTTCTCTCCCTTCCCCTCTCttcaaattaaattacatCAACTTGACAGGAATCTCATAATCAGATTATCTGACTTAGCCTTTGCCATTTCTCTTGGGCCTTCTTCCCCCCTGTAcatactaattaattaattaatgtacaATCTCTTTGCCATTTTGCCAAAGCTTAGAAGCAAGTGATCGCATAACTTTTGCAAGTTAATTTTTCTCTTTGTTGAAAATTGAAGACTTGGTGCAACATAAGCTAAGGCCTTGCCGACATACGTGTGAGTTGGCATGTGTTTAGTTCGGTAAACATGAACTCTAGCAAAATTTTGAAGGACTGCAACACGTTTATCTTCACACAGGAACTGAGGAAAGTGATGAAGTGAAGTGATGTGAATGCAGGGGAGCCAGCAGTTCAATACATTCAAGTaccacaaaataaaactaGTGCTAAGTGACTAGGAAATGCACGGCATATTAAACGTGAGGCTAAGATTGTTGCGTTTGACCTTGCAACACTGGGATATCGAGGATTCGAGGTGGTGCTGCTTTACCATTTTCTGGCATATCAAATAAAGGTCCAAATTGTCACACCAATACGGCTATACTAAAACAATTAGAGTAGTTTTTAGAGCACTCTTTGCCGGTTGACACATCGTTAAGTATTTGTTCATTCAGATTTGTAATAAGACTTAATTGCCCCCCTTAACTCCGTATGGATGAATTTGTAGATATACTAATTATTCATGAAAAAATAGTGGTGAAAATTACTAGATACATTTgtaaccaaaaaataaaattactagAGACATCAGCTTATACATTAGCAGAGGCTCGGAGAGACTCGGAGACTCGGACCCTCCTCAGTAGCCCCATACGGCACGTCGTTCTACAGTTCTTGTCGTCATGGAGCTCATGTCTCATTCCTCCACGTTTCTCCTTCCGCCGCTGTTGACGTCCAATCCGTCGCCGACGTATGCGCTGGTGGTGCTTAACCAAGGCCTCCTGAGGTCCACTCCACTGCTGTGGAGCCACGGTAGTTATCCTGCACTTTCATGGACTTGGATTTTTGATTGATTTCTCTAAGGActtgttggtgtttgtttAGAGCAGCACAGCTGCGGTTGTGCGCTGACGGCGGTGCGAATCGGCTTTATGACGACATGCCTCTGCTCTTGCCTCATCAAGACGCCTCCGATGTTCGCAAAAGGTTTGATTTGTTTACTCTACTCAGCTTTTGAtattttagaattaagctaCTTGAATCATTCTTGGAGCTTTGCTTATGGATCATTGTTCAGTGGAGGATTGACGCTGCAGATTCGGTTTATTTGTTTAATCTATTTAATATTGCAATGAAAAGATGAGATTGCTGGCttggatttgattttgatATTAGGGGATGGTAATCCTGACAGGTACAAGCCTGACGTTATCAAAGGTGACTTGGATTCTATCAGAAAGGATGTCTTGGAGTTTTATGCTAATATGGTAAGTGGATCCCTTCTGAGCTTCTATCTCATTGCAAACAATTAGGTTGATGACGTCGACCTGGATATTCAGGCATGAAAAATTGGGTATGAAGTTTTAACTAGATTTTATCACTTTGGTATATCCCTGAATCCGTTGTTGCAGGGAACAAAGATAGTTGATGAGTCTGATGATCAGGACACAACAGATCTTCACAAGTGTGTGGCATATGTATGTGACTGGGCGCAGAACTACGACAAGTCTGATGTTAGTTATGCTCTTTTCTGTTTCATCTGCTTTGAACTTTACATTGTCGTTGTgtcaaagttagaaatattggTGGGAGATATTGATGTTTGCTATCATTGtctgggagtttgtttctcaTGTTCTTGTACCTGCTGATTTGCTTCTTTGGGTATACCAGCTGTGCATTCTGGTTGCTGGAGCGCTCGGTGGAAGGTTTGACCATGAGATAGGAAACATCAACGTGCTCTGTCGATTCTCGACCATTCGGATAATCCTTCTTTCTGATGATTGCTTCATCCACCTTCTCCCACATACACACCGTCATGAGATACACATTCAGTCTTCAGTTGAAGGTCCTCATTGTGGACTTATACCCATTGGAACTCCATCTGGAAGTACTACAACCACCGGGCTTCAATGGGATCTAAGTAAGTAGTACTCAATTTGTTGAGTTTCTTATAGACTTCTCTAGGTTCAGTTGTTATGTGAATCTGACCCGCTATTACTTTGTTTTTTCCAGATGAAACAGAGATGAGGTTTGGTGGTCTGATAAGTACTTCAAATCTTGTCAAAGAAGACAAAATAACAGTTCAATCTGATTCAGATCTTCTTTGGACTATAACCATAAAAAGGCTGTAGTGCAGAGCatatggagatgagttgcaaAAGCTAACAGATCACCTCATTTCCTTTCCTGCATTGTCATGGTTCATCGAGTTAGCAGTGTTCATAGTTAGATGTTCGCCTTCAATCTGCATCTAGTTTTACCTGTTGCCCCTTCTTGAATTCCTTTACGGTCTCTGCTCGGCTAGATTGGATTTTGTATTGTTTTAGCATCTTTATCCCATTAAAACAGTCGGAACTGTTGCATTATCTGTTCAGTTTGTACTACCAATTATGTTCAAGAGTCGATATTGCAATTTGTATTATTCACGCATCAGTTTGAACTCAATTGCTAAAGTAAATGTTCAAAGTTTTTACTTTAGGAGActataatttataaatcagTGACGGATCAACTTCTGTTGCAAATGTGAAGATTATATTATTACAGTATGTAAATCACCTTACAGTTCACGGAATACAAAGGTGACCTTCAGATCCTGGCAATTTGAAACTGTAAAAACCAATCCTGCAATCATTTTTTACCGTTTGGTGAATAGTTAAATCCTGCACTTGTTTAAGCCTTCCACACTCACCTGCCTAATCCGCGCTCTTCTCCTGTTTTGGCGGCAAAATTAGAAGAAGCCAGGGATTTGGGATTAGGGCTCTCTCTCTGAAATTCATAAACAGTCTCATCTAGTCTGAATTAGGGTTCCGATGGAGGCCACAACTCCTCCGTCCGACTCGCCATCCATAAAACCCATAAACAAGTCCGTCGTCCACAGAATCTGCGCCGGCCAAGTCATCCTCGACCTCGCCGCCGCCGTCAAGGAGCTGGTCGAGAACAGCCTCGACGCCGGCGCCACCACCATCGAAATCGCCCTCAAAGACTACGGCAAGGAGTTGTTCCAGGTCATCGATAACGGCTGCGGCATCTCGCCGAGCAACTTCAAGGTCCTGGCGCTCAAGCACCACACTTCGAAGCTCGCCGGATTCCCTGACCTCCAGTCTCTGACGACCTTCGGCTTCCGCGGCGAGGCCTTGAGCTCTCTTTGTGCCTTGGGGAACTTGACGGTGGAAACCAGGACCAAGTACGAGCAGGTCGCCTCGCACTTGACTTTCGACCACGCCGGCGTGTTGGTGGCGGAGAAGAAGACGGCGCGGCAAGTGGGGACCACAGTGACGGTGAAGAATCTGTTTGTGAATTTACCGGTGAGGTGCAAGGAGTTCAGTCGCAACATTCGGAAGGAGTATGGCAAGCTTGTTTCTTTATTGAATGTATGTAAGTTTTCAAAGATTTTCGCTTTGTTTTCGTGCCGAAATTTGTATGCCATTGTTTAGATTATGTAGTTTGATGTGTCAATTTTAGGCCTATGCTCTTATTGCGAAAGGGGTTCGATTAGTGTGCACGAATGCTATAGGTAGAAATGCAAAGTCTGTAGTGCTTAAAACGCAAGGAAGTGGTTCACTGAAGGATAATGTAGTGACATTGTTTGGGATGAGCACTTTCAGTTGTTTGGAGCCGGTGAGTATATCTGTTTCGGACAGTTGTAAGGTGGATGGCTTTCTTTCCAAGTCGGGACAGGGTAGTGGTCGGAACATGGGAGATAGGCAGTTCTTTTTTGTGAATGGTCGACCTGTGGATATGCCGAAAGTCACAAAGCTTGTGAATGAGTTGTATAGAGGGGCAAATTCCCAGCAGCATCCCATTGCCATATTGGATTTCATTGTTCCAACAAGAGCGTGTGATGTCAATGTTACTCCTGATAAAAGGAAAGTGTTCTTTTCTGATGAGAGCTCCATACTGGTTTCCTTAAGGGAGGGTCTGCAGCAGATGTATTCCACTAGTAATGCTCGTTATTCTGTTAATAAACTGGAGGAGCTTCCCAAAGAAGCAAGCAGGTCTCAGTTATGCTCACCAGATCAAAGGTCTTGTAAACGATTAAATagggatgatgatgatgatgtccCTGAAGAAGTTTGTGCTGTCGATAAAGCTGAGGAGCCTACTAAGGAAGGAGGCAGGTCCCCATTCTGTTTTCCTGGTCACAGGTCTCATAAGTTTTCAAAACAGCCATCTATATATTCTGTACCTAAAGAAATTATTCCTGAGGATTGCTCTCCAGAAGGCGACGCTCTTCTGAAAGCTGTGGATACTGATTCTGAATCTACTCATGATGAAGAAGGGTTTACCCATGAAAATTCAAAGGGGAAGGATTTCGCTTTAAGAGTACACAGCATTAAGAAGTCCCATGGAACTAGTCAATTGAGAAAGAATCTCAGTAGTATGAAAGCTGATCAAACTGCAGTGAGTGTAGATTCAAGTGGTCGCTCAAGCTCTGTACAAGCATCACttaatgagtttgtaactGTAACTAAAAGAAAGCAAGATAGTATTAGCTCAGTCTTGTCTGAAATGCCTGTCCTAAGGAACCAAACTCTTCATTCTGAATCCAAGAGTGATTTTGTTGATGCAGTTTCAAAACCCCTACTTAGTCATCACCAGATTGATGATTCTATTGAAGTTGATAATCGTTCTGAAGTTTGTGAGAATCAGCCATCCAAGTATTTTAGAGCGGATAGGATCCTCAATAAAATTAGAGTTCCAATTTCTCCTGGAAGCAAGACTGAGGATGAAGAACTTGGAGACGTAAGTCGTGAGAATCAGTCATCCAAGTATTTTAGAGCAGATAGGATCCTCAATAAAATTAGAGTTCCAGTTTCTCCTGGAAGCAAGACTGAGGGTGAAGAACTTGGAGAAGTAAGTcgctttctattttttctttcttctgattTTGGTTGATTGAGCTTAAACATGGACATAGTTGTTAGTTTCTTACATTATTAGAAGGTTGAGGCAATCCTGTCTAATGTTTTATGGTTCAAATTTCTTGGATTATATGGCTTTTTTGTGATCTTATTTTTAACGTTATTATTCATCATTAAagaaaaattttattttgtagatatgacaaaaagaaaaacaccactattcaTAAAATTATGGGCCTAAAAAATGGCACGTTAATAGAACATGAGTAAAAGTCTGTTTAAACAAACTACGTAAGAAAGAAGACCAATGAACTGCTTAAGGAACATCAAGTTTCTTTACTTGTTCTGTGCATAAagttcatctcttatctataCACTCTTGAGTTACTTTAATGTTCTAGTCGTTTAGAAGCAATGTTCTATGCATGTAGTTTGAAATTACTAACACCATGAACACTGCATGCTAATTGCTTTTGGTTCCACTTTCTTAAGGTGGAACCAGATTAGTATCTTTATCAGGACACTGTTGTGCATGAAATTTCTTGAAACCCTAATgattaaatttttgttttcaacttCACTCTTTTGTTACAGGATTTACAGGCTCAAGAGGAAACAGTGACTCCTGTTGATATGATACCAACTGCTTCACCTAGCAGGGATATAAATATGCCTGAAGATCTTCCAGCTGCATCACCTTCCTCTTGTATATCTTCAAGCACTCCAAAGCCTTCTTCTGATATAATGATGTGTTCAACCTTGACATTTAGTTTCCAAGACCTAAAGACAAGGAGGCAGCAAATCTTTTCTAGATTGCAATCAAGCCTACCTGGAGTAAAAGCACAAAGGTTTAGAGCCGTAACATCTTCTGCAATCTAGCAGTACAATATGTTTTAATATGGAATTGATATTTCTGGTCACTAGCAGGTGCTATACAGCTGCAACACTGGAGCTTTCTCAACCAGAAAATGAGGAGCGGAAAGCAAGGGCCTTAGCTGCAGCTACCACAGAGTTGGAAAGACTTTTCCGAAAGGAAGATTTTGGTAGAATGAAGGTCGGTGCATGTTTCAACTCATTTTTGTTTGCAGTACTTTTGGattcataataaaattatttgtgTAATGTTCTTATATAttgcatttatatatattatattattatggttaattttattatttattcattttaattttcttactAAATATCCTAAACTCTACCCGTTCCTAATATTCTGCATATGAATCGACTCTTTGGTTATGTTAGGTGATTGGGCAATTCAATCTTGGCTTCATTATTGGAAAGTTAGATCAAGATTTATTTATTGTAGATCAGGTACTTTTGTAGCCATGCTTCTCAAGTTTTCATACTGTTTTCTATTGGTATCacaattctttctttttatatcTTGCATTTACATATGTAAACCTAATTGAAAAGTGGTACCTTCTTGATACAAGTCTTTTCTGTTTCCAGCATGCAGCTGATGAGAAGTACAATTTTGAGCGTCTGTCACAATCTACCATTTTAAATCAACAGCCTTTGCTTAGGTGAGTTATGGTTTTCAATGAGTTGTATTAAACTTATCTCCTGATTAAAATCTATTATCATTCGAGTGTCCTAATTCCTTAATAGTCCCTAGTAGAGGATTCCTTGTATGGTTCCATTTCATTATTATTTTCCCTGTTGTTATTGGTTTGCCACTTCTATAGAAAAAGAATCGAAATTAAATTTGTATGCATGTTTACATATTTCCGTACTGATTATTTGGACTCAGAGTAGTAGCTGATTCATTAACTTCAGAAATCGATTTTTTTGTGACCTTGAAGTTTTTGAGGCAATATTTACATTCTTTGTCAAACGCTTtgctcatttttattttgtggcTAGCAGAGAGCCTGATCAAGCTGCTGTCTTCCCTAAAAAAATTCACATGGAAAAATGCCATCTCCTGCTGTGGTAGAGGCAAATTCAGATGTCTTTGCTTCATATAATATGGGAACTGATAGTGCACTAACAATTCATAACTTGTTTAGTTGAAGCTTCAGGTTAACTAGGTTGTCACTTGTTATTAATAGACTCGTGGGTAAAGAAAGGACGGCGTAGGTTTTTGAAAATTAGCTTAAACCTTGATTGTTTTCTCCTTGCTGATTATTTTTCTTCCCCTTGTTAAATCAAACATCAAGGTCTGAAAGCTTACTTCTTTGATTACGTAGGCCATTGAGGTTGGAGTTATCCCCCGAAGAAGAAGTTGTTGCTTCAATGCACATAGACATAATCAGGTGAACTTGAGTTTGACTAATTTCATTGATAACATATTTATTCTATAAATCTAATCTTGTCTCTGATAATCATGTGAACTGGTTCCAATCTCAGGAAAAATGGATTTTCCTTGGAAGAGGATCCACATGCTCCACCTGGTCACCATTTTAAATTGAAAGCTGTTCCATTCAGCAAAAACATAACTTTTGGAGTAGAAGGTATGAGGCATCCCTTGTTGTAAAATAGCACATGTTGTTAATTGGAGAGTAATAACTAATAAGCACTCGGTGCATTCAGACATTAGTCCTCAGACAGTAACTTATTGTTTGTTTGAATAGATGTTAAGGACTTGATTTCCACTCTTGCTGATGGTCATGGGGAATGCTCAATCATTGGCAGTTATAAGATGGACACTGTTGATTCCGTTTGCCCCTCCAGAGTTCGCGCAATGCTGGCATCACGGGCATGCAGATCATCTGTTATGATTGGAGATGCCCTTGGAAAAAATGAGATGCGGAAGGTAACCACATCTCGTAACTTTATATGTGTTATGATCCTCGCACCTGATACACAACCACTTCTACCCTTCCAAGCCTTCACAATGTTGCATAGTGAACCCCTTGTTTCTAAAATGCTGAAGTTCTCATGTATGGTCTCTCTATTATGTTCTCTAGTTACATCTGGTCCTCACTTTCTAGGGGGAAGTTTTCCTTGTGAATACAGATTCAAATGCTGACTTGAGAATCGTCTGTTTCAGATACTTGAGCATCTGGTCGGTCTGAAGTCTCCTTGGAATTGTCCTCATGGCAGGCCAACCATGCGACATTTGATTGACTTGAAAACCATTCACAGATCTGAAGAAAACGATGATGCAGAGTCTTGATGAACTTCCCTAACCTTTTGAGGCAAGGCCAAACTTATCATGTATCGACCTCATAACTTTATGACAACAGTACCCCCGCCAAGTCTGGCACTTCGGAATTTTGTATGCATATTTGGGGGTTGGGTGAGAGTCTGAGACACTAAGCACTTAGGAAGCTCCTCTGTAAATGATTTAACCCTGTACCTTATTTATAGTTAGGCTGGAAATTTGTATGGTCGGGTCTGTACACTTTCTTCGATTAAAAGTTACGTGTTCTAATTGCCATCAAAATCTTTCCTCtcaaaaataattatattaaagcattattgaatttgacagagCCCAAAATTGGTTTATCCCTAGTTCATGTCGATAAATCATAATGTCTGTCGAAAGAATTTCATATCCTCCCTCCTAACTACTAAGAATAAATTGGGATCAATCACTGTTGGTCATAAATTGCGGGATTCGAATGTATGTATTAAAGTTTCACAGCTTACCAACTCGATCACTTCCGGTGGATTTAAGTTTAgagcttcttataaaaaagtcacatttcatacatgaaattagaaaaaagtcatgtaagatttcaaaattagGAAAAAGTCATATTCTTAAATCTCTTATAGCGTTGCCACTAAAGTTGGAAGTATTTACAATAATGCCACTATAGCTATCTCTCAACCTGAAACAACTGAGGAGGTGCAGAGTTCAGCGACGCAGGGTGAAGGCACGGGTTAGTCGGCGGCCGGTTTGAGTGGAGGCACCAGATCATCGGTGAAGGGTGGAGTCGTGGTTTGTAGATGCAGTGGAGGTGCGGGGTAGAGGCGCGAGAGGGAGACGCAAGAGATGGAGTCATGGTTTGATGGTAGAGGCGCGGGGTTGAGACGTGCGTGAGTTGTGGTTTGACAATGGAGGCGCGGGGTGGAGATGCAGGGTGGAGGCGCATGTTCACTGCGGAAGATGCACATATGCTGATGTTGAACGAATTTACCACTGCTGCTATCACAGTAGCTATCACATTGTGTGTCACATTAGCTATCGcactacctgtcacagcagaaagttagtgtgacatCGGTTTTGATAGCAGGTATAACTGTATGACAGTGATTGTGACAGCGGTTACGACagcaggtgtgacagttagtgtgatagtggttgtgacagcgattgtgacatgtagtgtgacagaaggtgtgacagtggatgtgacatgtagtgtgacagaaagtgtgacaagtagtgtgacagaaggtgtgacaagtagtgtgacaaaaggtgtgacaggtagtgtgacagaggttgtgacagtgggtgtgatagttagtgtgacaatgtctgtgatagtggttgtgacatgccgagaggaaatgtggaaatatgaaaaattttattaaaattcaaatgagattggtataagtatgctcagaatgaagagaatagctagaattagggaaccttaagcttcggtttcgccagaattgcttggagcactGTCATCGATGGCGGCAACTCTTTGTGATGGTTGTTGCGCCTTGTACGGTTGGTCTATTCGGAGTGGATAGtatatcaaataaaataggggagcgagatctttataacggtactaatttcgtcaaaatctatcgccggacgagaaagttatggtcgaaattagaaaaagaatgaaaaaaatagtaaaaaagtcaaaatagtccagaaaatatatttaaagtgactttttattttgttgatttttttataatttctacTTAAATATGATGACatgtttataattaattcatagagatacttttttataatttgcttTGAGTTTAAAcagcaaataattaaaaacaataaaaaaattatatatatatatatatcctatTTCACCCCTCAGTATTATTGGTCCTAAGAGTCACTATTATTGTAACTTTGGGAACACTAAAAAGCTCAGAAGCGCGCTCGATACTCTTAGAaacagagaaagagaagaagagaggctGAGCTAAGCAAAGCGGCGTAGAGCTTCGCGATCCCACCCAACTTTCCGGTAACCCTCTTCATCCTTCAGCTCGGGTTTTTCGGCTACTACAACACTTACTCAAATACCAAACTTTCTAGGGTTTTTATTCTTCGTCTTCTAAATCCTCCTCTGCCTTTTGTTTCAGGTCACTTTTGATTTTCGCGGCGACCTCCAAACCCTAAACGATGGTACGTTCCTCTTCCCGGTTAATTTACTTTACCGCCTCTTTGCGATTTATGAGAATTTAGGAAACTGAACTGAAATAGCTCTAGGAATTCACTAGACTGCGTAATTTAGGGtttggatttttatttttaactgAGTGAATAATTATTGGCTATTGCAGCTTCCGCTATCTCTGCTCAAGACAGCCCAAGGGCACCCCATGGTAAGATCGTGGTCCTCTGTTGTAAAATTTTCGAGTTGAAATTACTAGTCAATGCACCATCATGTTTTGGGTTGGTTTGGTGTTTCTATCAGATTTATGATTTGCGTGTTGTGGCATGCTGTAACAGTTGGTGGAGCTCAAGAATGGGGAGACCTACAATGGCCATTTGGTGAATTGTGACACTTGGATGAACATTCATCTTCGAGAAGTCATCTGCACTTCCAAAGTGAGTCACTTTTTCGTCTGTTTTTAGAGCTGGATTTTTGGAAAAAGAGAGATGAAACTCTTGTAATGTACTTATCGCGTGTTGTTATGGTACTGTGTAGGACGGAGACAGGTTTTGGAGGATGCCCGAGTGTTATATCCGTGGGAACACTATCAAATATCTGAGAGTTCCTGATGAGGTATGTTTCAGGATTATTATTTTcgttttatcttttcaagggaATTATATCATGTAGTAATTTCCATAAGTAGACTTTAATTTGGTTCGTGGTTGCCATGTTGTCCCTAAACTCTAGAAACTATGATAGATTTCCATCATGCTTTGTGGGGGGAACCATGTGTATATTTATAATGTTTGTGGATGCATTTTTCATAGCAGTTAGCAGAAACATTGGCTTGTTTGATACATGAGTTCCATAGTCTTAAGTTGGGAGCTCTCTTAAgcatcatttttcttttatttcttctgATCTCAGTACCATTGCTTTGCCATAGGGTCTAATCTATTGCCTGCTTTGGTATATCAGGTGATTGACAAGGTTCAGGAAGAAACCAAGAGAACAGGTATAATGAAATATTTTGAACTGGTGTTGGTTAATTATCTTGATACTTGTATTCAAACTCGGAAGTCTTTTTCTCTGCTCCCCCTCTAACCAATGGTGTAAACAtgtctttgtttttctttatagTTTATATGTCAACTCACATTGGACTTGGGCTTTTGTTCATTAAGATGAGTA from Argentina anserina chromosome 2, drPotAnse1.1, whole genome shotgun sequence carries:
- the LOC126784745 gene encoding thiamine pyrophosphokinase 1 isoform X1; protein product: MELMSHSSTFLLPPLLTSNPSPTYALVVLNQGLLRSTPLLWSHAQLRLCADGGANRLYDDMPLLLPHQDASDVRKRYKPDVIKGDLDSIRKDVLEFYANMGTKIVDESDDQDTTDLHKCVAYVCDWAQNYDKSDLCILVAGALGGRFDHEIGNINVLCRFSTIRIILLSDDCFIHLLPHTHRHEIHIQSSVEGPHCGLIPIGTPSGSTTTTGLQWDLNETEMRFGGLISTSNLVKEDKITVQSDSDLLWTITIKRL
- the LOC126784745 gene encoding thiamine pyrophosphokinase 1 isoform X2, whose product is MPLLLPHQDASDVRKRYKPDVIKGDLDSIRKDVLEFYANMGTKIVDESDDQDTTDLHKCVAYVCDWAQNYDKSDLCILVAGALGGRFDHEIGNINVLCRFSTIRIILLSDDCFIHLLPHTHRHEIHIQSSVEGPHCGLIPIGTPSGSTTTTGLQWDLNETEMRFGGLISTSNLVKEDKITVQSDSDLLWTITIKRL
- the LOC126784743 gene encoding DNA mismatch repair protein PMS1 isoform X1 codes for the protein MEATTPPSDSPSIKPINKSVVHRICAGQVILDLAAAVKELVENSLDAGATTIEIALKDYGKELFQVIDNGCGISPSNFKVLALKHHTSKLAGFPDLQSLTTFGFRGEALSSLCALGNLTVETRTKYEQVASHLTFDHAGVLVAEKKTARQVGTTVTVKNLFVNLPVRCKEFSRNIRKEYGKLVSLLNAYALIAKGVRLVCTNAIGRNAKSVVLKTQGSGSLKDNVVTLFGMSTFSCLEPVSISVSDSCKVDGFLSKSGQGSGRNMGDRQFFFVNGRPVDMPKVTKLVNELYRGANSQQHPIAILDFIVPTRACDVNVTPDKRKVFFSDESSILVSLREGLQQMYSTSNARYSVNKLEELPKEASRSQLCSPDQRSCKRLNRDDDDDVPEEVCAVDKAEEPTKEGGRSPFCFPGHRSHKFSKQPSIYSVPKEIIPEDCSPEGDALLKAVDTDSESTHDEEGFTHENSKGKDFALRVHSIKKSHGTSQLRKNLSSMKADQTAVSVDSSGRSSSVQASLNEFVTVTKRKQDSISSVLSEMPVLRNQTLHSESKSDFVDAVSKPLLSHHQIDDSIEVDNRSEVCENQPSKYFRADRILNKIRVPISPGSKTEDEELGDVSRENQSSKYFRADRILNKIRVPVSPGSKTEGEELGEDLQAQEETVTPVDMIPTASPSRDINMPEDLPAASPSSCISSSTPKPSSDIMMCSTLTFSFQDLKTRRQQIFSRLQSSLPGVKAQRCYTAATLELSQPENEERKARALAAATTELERLFRKEDFGRMKVIGQFNLGFIIGKLDQDLFIVDQHAADEKYNFERLSQSTILNQQPLLRPLRLELSPEEEVVASMHIDIIRKNGFSLEEDPHAPPGHHFKLKAVPFSKNITFGVEDVKDLISTLADGHGECSIIGSYKMDTVDSVCPSRVRAMLASRACRSSVMIGDALGKNEMRKILEHLVGLKSPWNCPHGRPTMRHLIDLKTIHRSEENDDAES
- the LOC126784743 gene encoding DNA mismatch repair protein PMS1 isoform X2 encodes the protein MYAYALIAKGVRLVCTNAIGRNAKSVVLKTQGSGSLKDNVVTLFGMSTFSCLEPVSISVSDSCKVDGFLSKSGQGSGRNMGDRQFFFVNGRPVDMPKVTKLVNELYRGANSQQHPIAILDFIVPTRACDVNVTPDKRKVFFSDESSILVSLREGLQQMYSTSNARYSVNKLEELPKEASRSQLCSPDQRSCKRLNRDDDDDVPEEVCAVDKAEEPTKEGGRSPFCFPGHRSHKFSKQPSIYSVPKEIIPEDCSPEGDALLKAVDTDSESTHDEEGFTHENSKGKDFALRVHSIKKSHGTSQLRKNLSSMKADQTAVSVDSSGRSSSVQASLNEFVTVTKRKQDSISSVLSEMPVLRNQTLHSESKSDFVDAVSKPLLSHHQIDDSIEVDNRSEVCENQPSKYFRADRILNKIRVPISPGSKTEDEELGDVSRENQSSKYFRADRILNKIRVPVSPGSKTEGEELGEDLQAQEETVTPVDMIPTASPSRDINMPEDLPAASPSSCISSSTPKPSSDIMMCSTLTFSFQDLKTRRQQIFSRLQSSLPGVKAQRCYTAATLELSQPENEERKARALAAATTELERLFRKEDFGRMKVIGQFNLGFIIGKLDQDLFIVDQHAADEKYNFERLSQSTILNQQPLLRPLRLELSPEEEVVASMHIDIIRKNGFSLEEDPHAPPGHHFKLKAVPFSKNITFGVEDVKDLISTLADGHGECSIIGSYKMDTVDSVCPSRVRAMLASRACRSSVMIGDALGKNEMRKILEHLVGLKSPWNCPHGRPTMRHLIDLKTIHRSEENDDAES
- the LOC126784749 gene encoding probable U6 snRNA-associated Sm-like protein LSm4, with the protein product MLPLSLLKTAQGHPMLVELKNGETYNGHLVNCDTWMNIHLREVICTSKDGDRFWRMPECYIRGNTIKYLRVPDEVIDKVQEETKRTDRKPPGVGRGRGRGGREDAPGGRQPKGIGRGLDDGSKGIGGGRGRGGPGGKAGGRGGGRGRA